The Limimonas halophila genome includes a region encoding these proteins:
- a CDS encoding DMT family transporter: MTFGLPAFLLTLAIASEIVATSALKASEGMTRLGPSALVVAGYAAAFLLLAHTLKTMPVGVVYAIWSGVGIVGVALVGAMLFGEAVTAPKLAGMGLIVAGVALLKVNAA, translated from the coding sequence ATGACCTTCGGTCTGCCCGCATTCCTGCTCACGCTGGCGATCGCCAGCGAGATCGTCGCCACCTCGGCGCTCAAGGCCTCGGAGGGCATGACGCGCCTGGGCCCCTCCGCGCTCGTGGTGGCGGGCTACGCCGCGGCCTTCCTGTTGCTGGCGCACACCCTGAAGACGATGCCCGTGGGCGTGGTCTACGCCATCTGGTCTGGGGTCGGGATCGTGGGCGTGGCGCTGGTGGGCGCGATGCTCTTCGGCGAGGCCGTCACCGCGCCCAAGCTCGCCGGCATGGGGCTGATCGTCGCCGGGGTGGCGCTGTTGAAGGTGAACGCTGCGTAA
- a CDS encoding MFS transporter: protein MSAQPHEPPARVTARAVLTVFLPFAGGYYLSYLYRTVTAIIADRLQADVGLSAADLGLLTSAYFVAFAAFQLPLGLLLDRFGPRRVNGTLMLLAALGAVGFALGEGLLQLWLARALIGLGVAGGLMAAFKAITQWFPAHRWPIVNGFFLAMGGLGAVSATAPVEALLTVTDWRGVFLALAALTVGVSAAIWFIVPETGAGHAHVRLGDQVAGLTAVYADPFFWRLAPVAVLCMGTTLSITGLWAGPWLRDVAGMGRAEVAETLLVVMIAMTAGFILWGSLASTLERIGIPLTVTVSVGIAIFLLVFGVLILGLVPWAPVPWVAFGLMGNVTALSYTLLSRHVPLAYAGRANAALNLLVFTTAFAAQYAIGGIVDLWPETGGRYPPEAYRSAFALFWALCLLGWGWYLLRARRAPHGSFRAAG from the coding sequence ATGAGCGCACAGCCCCACGAGCCCCCGGCGCGCGTGACCGCGCGCGCGGTCCTGACGGTCTTCCTGCCGTTCGCGGGCGGGTATTACCTGTCCTACCTCTACCGCACGGTGACGGCGATCATCGCCGACCGCCTTCAGGCGGACGTGGGCCTGAGCGCCGCCGACCTGGGGCTGCTGACGAGCGCCTATTTCGTCGCCTTCGCCGCCTTCCAGCTGCCGCTGGGGCTGCTGCTGGACCGCTTCGGCCCGCGCCGGGTGAACGGGACGCTGATGCTGCTGGCGGCCCTGGGCGCGGTCGGCTTCGCGCTGGGCGAAGGGCTGCTGCAGCTGTGGCTGGCGCGGGCGCTGATCGGGCTGGGCGTCGCGGGCGGGCTGATGGCCGCGTTCAAGGCGATCACCCAGTGGTTCCCCGCGCATCGCTGGCCCATCGTCAACGGTTTCTTCCTCGCCATGGGCGGGCTGGGCGCGGTGTCCGCGACCGCGCCGGTGGAGGCGCTGCTGACCGTGACCGACTGGCGCGGGGTGTTCCTGGCGCTGGCGGCGCTCACGGTGGGCGTGTCGGCGGCGATCTGGTTCATCGTGCCCGAGACCGGCGCGGGGCACGCGCACGTCCGCCTGGGCGACCAGGTGGCGGGGCTGACGGCGGTTTACGCCGACCCCTTCTTCTGGCGCCTGGCGCCCGTGGCGGTGCTGTGCATGGGCACCACGCTCTCGATCACCGGGCTGTGGGCGGGGCCCTGGCTGCGCGACGTGGCGGGCATGGGCCGCGCCGAGGTGGCGGAGACGCTGCTGGTGGTGATGATCGCCATGACGGCGGGCTTCATCCTCTGGGGCAGCCTGGCCTCGACCCTGGAGCGCATCGGCATCCCGCTGACCGTCACCGTCAGCGTGGGCATCGCCATCTTCCTGCTGGTCTTCGGCGTGCTGATTCTGGGGCTGGTGCCGTGGGCGCCCGTGCCGTGGGTGGCCTTCGGGCTGATGGGGAATGTCACGGCGCTGTCCTACACCCTGCTGTCGCGCCACGTGCCGCTGGCCTACGCCGGGCGCGCCAACGCCGCGCTCAACCTGCTGGTGTTCACCACGGCCTTCGCGGCGCAGTACGCCATCGGCGGCATCGTCGACCTGTGGCCGGAAACCGGCGGCCGCTACCCGCCCGAAGCCTATCGCAGCGCCTTCGCGCTGTTCTGGGCGCTCTGCCTACTCGGCTGGGGCTGGTACCTGCTGCGCGCCAGGCGGGCCCCGCACGGCAGCTTCCGCGCGGCCGGCTGA
- a CDS encoding DUF4112 domain-containing protein: MADRAREVQRLATLAHWLDDFLRIPGTRIRVGLDPILGLVPGGGDAVMAAVSLLIVARAWQLGAPPALVAAMLGNVALDFVVGLVPVAGDLLDAGVKCNRRNVNLLRRHLGV; this comes from the coding sequence ATGGCGGACCGGGCGCGCGAGGTGCAGCGGCTGGCGACCCTGGCGCACTGGCTGGACGATTTCCTGCGCATCCCCGGCACGCGCATCCGGGTGGGGCTGGACCCCATCCTGGGGCTGGTGCCGGGCGGCGGCGACGCCGTCATGGCCGCGGTGTCGCTCTTGATCGTGGCGCGCGCCTGGCAGCTCGGGGCGCCGCCCGCCCTGGTCGCGGCCATGCTGGGCAACGTGGCGCTGGATTTCGTCGTGGGGCTCGTGCCCGTGGCCGGCGACCTGCTCGACGCCGGGGTGAAGTGCAACCGCCGCAACGTGAACCTGCTTCGCCGGCACCTCGGGGTTTGA
- a CDS encoding Glu/Leu/Phe/Val dehydrogenase family protein: MYPYPDAEAALTDVLRLSRGMTYKNALAELPFGGGKSVLIGDPHSDKTRALFHGMGRAVDALGGRYKVAEDSGIAVPDVDTMGEVTPHVAGTTADGSSDPSPVTAWGVFHGMRAALRHRHGSDSFAGRRVAVQGVGAVGRKLCRHLAEAGAELVVADTNPEAAREAADALGAAVSEPDALLRADADILAPCAMGAVLNDATIPELRAGIVAGAANNQLEADRHAEMLSQRGVLYAPDYAVNAGGVINISHGGPGYDAQAALAHAARIHDTLLEIFQRAEREATTTAAAADRVAETRFTPRGRGPI; this comes from the coding sequence ATGTACCCCTATCCCGACGCCGAGGCTGCGCTGACGGACGTGCTGCGCCTGTCGCGCGGGATGACCTACAAGAACGCGCTCGCGGAGCTGCCCTTCGGCGGCGGCAAGAGCGTGCTCATCGGCGACCCGCACAGCGACAAGACGCGCGCCCTCTTCCACGGCATGGGCCGCGCCGTGGACGCGCTCGGCGGGCGCTACAAGGTGGCCGAGGATTCCGGCATCGCCGTTCCCGACGTGGACACGATGGGGGAGGTGACGCCCCACGTCGCCGGCACCACCGCCGACGGCAGCAGCGATCCCTCGCCCGTGACGGCCTGGGGCGTCTTCCACGGCATGCGCGCGGCGCTCCGGCACCGCCACGGCTCGGATTCCTTCGCCGGGCGGCGCGTCGCCGTGCAGGGCGTCGGCGCCGTGGGCCGCAAGCTCTGCCGGCACCTGGCCGAGGCGGGCGCGGAGCTGGTGGTCGCCGACACCAATCCGGAAGCGGCGCGGGAAGCGGCCGACGCGCTGGGCGCGGCGGTGAGCGAGCCGGACGCCCTCCTGCGCGCGGACGCGGATATCCTGGCGCCCTGCGCCATGGGCGCGGTCCTCAACGACGCCACGATCCCCGAGCTGCGCGCCGGCATCGTCGCGGGCGCGGCGAACAACCAGCTGGAGGCCGACCGCCACGCCGAGATGCTCAGCCAGCGGGGGGTGCTCTACGCGCCCGACTACGCCGTCAACGCCGGCGGTGTCATCAACATCAGCCACGGCGGCCCCGGCTACGACGCGCAGGCCGCGCTGGCCCACGCGGCGCGCATCCACGACACCCTGCTGGAGATCTTCCAGCGCGCCGAGCGCGAGGCCACCACCACCGCCGCCGCGGCCGACCGCGTGGCGGAGACCCGCTTCACACCGCGCGGGCGCGGACCAATCTGA
- a CDS encoding YbaN family protein, producing the protein MPAGVSDVGSDPGNGHDGPPTAGRLTRWLWLGFGHGCVALGTAGAALPLLPTVPFLLLAAWAYARGSRRLRERLFAHPRFGPSLRAWRDHGVISRRGKIAAVAACGVSIAIAVASADGVVVPAVAGTAIAGAATFVVTRPSHAAESGRRHG; encoded by the coding sequence ATGCCAGCGGGGGTGAGCGACGTGGGCAGCGATCCGGGTAACGGCCACGACGGACCGCCGACGGCCGGCCGGCTCACACGCTGGCTCTGGCTCGGTTTCGGCCACGGCTGTGTGGCGCTGGGCACGGCGGGTGCGGCACTGCCGCTGCTGCCAACCGTGCCCTTCCTGCTCCTGGCCGCCTGGGCGTACGCGCGCGGCTCGCGGCGCCTGCGCGAGCGCTTGTTCGCCCACCCCCGCTTCGGCCCGTCGCTGCGCGCCTGGCGGGATCACGGCGTCATCTCTCGGCGCGGCAAGATCGCCGCTGTGGCCGCGTGCGGCGTCTCCATCGCCATCGCCGTGGCCTCGGCGGACGGCGTCGTCGTGCCGGCCGTCGCCGGGACCGCCATCGCGGGCGCGGCCACCTTCGTCGTGACTCGGCCTTCCCATGCGGCCGAGTCCGGACGCCGCCACGGCTGA
- a CDS encoding DUF742 domain-containing protein, translated as MSPNDHPTNPGSGPSTLGEQHRWVMRLALDGYSVHAIAGELRLPVDVVETLLTEAITHARGQIR; from the coding sequence ATGTCACCTAACGACCACCCCACGAACCCGGGCAGCGGCCCGTCCACGCTCGGCGAGCAGCACCGCTGGGTGATGCGGCTGGCGCTGGACGGCTACTCGGTGCACGCCATCGCCGGGGAGTTGCGACTACCTGTCGACGTCGTGGAAACCCTGCTGACCGAAGCGATTACGCACGCCCGGGGCCAGATCCGCTGA